The DNA sequence caaaatagatGATTATACTACACTCTTGGGACAACcaaacataaatatataaaaccaGAGAATGTATGTGTATTTTCAAACTCTCCACCTTTGAGTTATGAATTTTTCAATCTGTGGGGATGTGGGAACCTTTGATCTTGAACTCTCACTTACAACCACATGGGGGAGAGTTAATTACCACACAGTGGATCAATGTCAATGAGTTAAAACGGTTACTTATGCAGTAGATGTAGGTCCTTGATGAACCAAAACTGGGCAGCACAAAAAGCAAAGGAGAGACCTTCTCATGTCAATTGGTCTTTGCTCCTCTTTCAGGAAAGGACAAATTCTGAGATGCCACTTTTCCTTCTCCATGCATGCTTCTAGAAACATCCACCTTATTACTTATGGAAAATTTGCTGCACTTTCACTTTCACTTTCCATGTGGGAAAAACGAGAGTCAATTTGTGGAGAAAACAACGCATGAAACAAAAGGAGCTTCTCTAACCCTAGCTAGTCACTTTACTCACCTGCCGTTGGATTGAAGTTTTACATCAGAAATAGATGTGGCAGCAAAGTTTTACATGAGAAATAGATGTGGCTGCAAAGGTATTGCCAGTTTCACCATTTTAGGATTTAGGGGTGTGACTGTAATTTGGCTATGGAGTGAGAGAACCTTAGACACCAAACATTCTGAAATGcttcaacatttatttattcatCATCCCAACTTCACGTTGATATAGCAGTGAAACCTGGCACACGTCTTTTTCCTTGAAACAACGAGGATAAAATCACATAAAAGTACTTGACCATGACTAAGTAATAATAATCAATGAAAGTTAGTGATTTATTAATACATAATGATTCCTCCAGCTTCTATTCTATATATAAACCCTCACGTTTTATAACCAAACACTTGTgtgcttccctctctctctctctctctctatctcaaaCACACAAACATGTCAACACTGAATCAGCTCTTCGATCTTCCGGATCAGATTTGCTATGTTCAATGTGGCTTCTGCACTACCTTACTACTGGTTACTCAATATTTGCCCCAACTCTTTTACAAGTAGATTGAGAAAAATAGTGATTTAGCTAGCATGACTGATTAAGTTCCTGGGTTCTGATCtgtttcttacttttttttttttttttttttttttttttgtcgagtTTCTTAGTCTATTCTATTATCTGGCCAATTTTGACCGATTGGTTTCTATGTAAAAATGTAGGTGAGCATCCCATGCAGCAGCTTGTCAATGTTGGCTGTCACGGTCCGTTGTGGTCATTGCAGTTGCCTCCTATCTGTTAACATGATGAAGGCCTCCTTTGTTCCCCTTCATCTCTTAGCGTCACTTGCCCAAGATGAGGTACATATACCCTATACATGTATGAGCAGTTTTTTTAATATATCAATCTCATCAAATCTTGAATATTTCTTCGGGTTTTCCCATCTTGTGCTTAAAAAACCTAGTCTCTCACTTTACTAAAAAACAATATGGTGTCTCTGAGAAATTTTTATCTCTTCGTAGCAAAAAGAAGAACTTTGCTTAGAGGAAATGGTGGAGAAACAAAACCCCTTGGACATGCGCAGCCCACCAATGGTGGTTTCTAATTCTGATAATGAAGAGGAGGATACAATCTTCATGAATCCCATTGTTAACAAACGTATGTTTATAAGCCATCCATAATTTGGcaattatatatataggctTACATTAACCTTATCTAATTTCTACTGTTTGTGTAGCCCCAGAGAAGAGACAACGAGCTCCATCGGCTTACAACCGATTTATCAAGTAAGATTATATGCATGTGAATGTGATTCAACAACGAGGAGCTTTAGACATTTTATGTGACTTTCTTTTGTTAAACAGGGAAGAAATCAAGAGGCTTAAGGATGAGAATCCAAGCATGACTCATAAGGAAGCTTTCAGTACAGCAGCAAAAAATGTAAGTTTTTTATAGCCAAGATCAGTAATGAAATttaattatagtactattaacTTTCGTGATTTTGCATGTTTGACTATGTGTAGTGGGCTCAGTTCCCTCCAATTCAGTACAAAGAAGATGGTCCAGATGGAGAGAGTTGCACCAGCCAGAGAGAGGAAAATGTGGCATGGGAATCTGATGTGCCTGAGGTAAACTAAACACCCTAAGTTCCCAACTTTGATCAGATTAATTTCAAATGTActtatcacaaaaaataaaattcaaaagggTAATCAAATCAAGTAATCCCCTAACTTGTCGACTATTGTTTATAGGTTAGTTATGCAGCATGCGTGATTAAAATATTGATCACAAGCATGTAAACCCTAATTGACTTTTGTTTAGAGGTTGGCAAACCCTAACTAAAATATCATGTAATTAATGTAGCAAATGATCAGAATATATAGCAATTCACCAAGGGGGCATCACGAGGGCTAATAGTAATATCGATCCCAAAACTTGTCACTATCTTTGTAGTTCAAACTACTGAATGCCAAATTTATTATTTGAAAGCAAAGGCCAGCTCCTTATGCGTttgtaataattaaatttatgccACTCATTCATGCATAACTTTCTGTTGTTAAAAATTTGCAGGCAGTCGAAGATGGCAAAGTTTTCGGTGAGACAAAGGCCCTAAGGCATTCCATATGGGCAAGGACACCCTTCGAGTGAATGAAGACTTGACCTAAACTTCTATAACAAGAAAGCTGTTTGTTTTTCAGGCCCACGATTTAGGGTTCAAGTCACTTGCTATTTTAAGAGTAGATTCTCTAGGAAATGTGCTTTACATTTCAGATTGAACAAAAAAGTCTTCACTGGCTGCAGAAAGATGTATTACTCGGTCGATCTAGCTTTCAAATGACCTTGCTGATTGTGATcgaattatatatttaatttggttcagttaaacaaattaaagTTTTTCTAGTTCAATTCAGTTTCCAAGTAAATAAAATTTGTATGGTTATATGGACTGCATGCAAATTTCCATATGGTTGTGACAGCTACATTTCCTCATTTGGTTATATGCTAGCTGGGACTCTTGCTATAAGAGACATTAATTAATGACACATTTCAAAACTAGGGAAGTGTTTAAGTAGTTTGTCATGCATCATCTATCTAATTATTTTTCCAATGTTTTTCAATAATTATTATGAATGATGCTcgatatatgatatatatatatatatatatatatatatatatagggagatGTTTGATCATGTTCATGAAATAGATGAAACTTTCATACATGGTTTGGCCAAGGGAGTCTCCTCGATTTACCTATCTCAACAGAATCTATGCTTAGGTGGTCTTCAGATTCAGATGACGGTAGTAAATGTGGATGAATCACAGTAATATGAATCATTTTGAAAGCAAAGTTGTAAGTTATACCATTCAAAAATGGCCCAGCCCTTGTGGGAAAATAGATAAAACCTATATTTGTGGCACACAGAGTCATGAGTACGTagcacaaaaaaattggtacttGATTGGGATTTTATCCATTTTCCGAATCATCGAACCTTATTTACAGCTATAATTACAATCTAGGATATTCAAAATGATGGTAGCTAATTTTTGAGctgtaattaatttgttttctgATTCACTCGTATGTTTCAGAGTAATCACACATTCACTTCTAGTACTGTttccttcttccaaatcttgccCGCCTTTGAATATAACTGCCTGAAAATAGAAAATGCAGCAACCTCGAATAATTAAGTTTGCAATAATTTAAcaatctaattaatttttcttaggcCCCATTGCTGTATGAGAatctatacatacatacatacatacatacatacaggATAAATCTTCCCGATCGACCATCACAGTTACAGTGATGTATATATTGGTGTGGTTGGGGTTAGATATACATATATCTAATTTTGTGGTGTAATTCATGAGTGTATTGAATGCAAATAAttctaaaaaagaaaagaaaagtatagATGAGCTGGGTTCTTACCTATTAAAGGCCTGGGAGAAATTGAGTGGAAGTATGCTTGGAAGAAGTGCCTATTCTCTTTTTGTAGCTCTCTCCACACtgcaatcatatatatatgcattcagCATTCACACACTAGTAAACCAACTAACTAGACTAATAATGATTCATAGGGTGGGCATCAAACCAACTTATCCCAATCATATTGGTCGGTTTGGTTTTGATCAAGAAAAAAGTCAAACAAATCGAACTGAATcgatttatttttagtttggttttgatacttttgaaaCCGAGCCAATcatgtattttttaattattaatttatttattttacacgtGAACGTATTATAGGTTATTTAGAGGTCTTATTCGTATACATATTTATATGTCTCAACATATTACAAGTTGTCTATTAACAATTAAGAGATTTATATGTACTTTATACTTCTGTGaggttttaattaataaatcgtCTGCTAGCatgagtttttatttaattgaaaaCTAGTTCTATTTGACTTAATGAATTTTTAAGGTTCCGAAAAACTTAATCTTTCAATCGAATTGGAATTAATGCATGAAATGTATGAATGTTTAAAAGATTAAAACTCTTGAAATGTTCAACATGTTTTATTTATGTGTAGAATAGACTTAAACCGACCAAACTAAACCGAATGAAACCGATTAATAATGGTTTGTTTTGATTTGGTTCGATTCCAACAGTGGCATTGATAAAAATGGAACAAAATCGAACCGTTCAATACTAGTTTATTCGACTCTATTTTTGTGCCACACCGAATCAAACGGATCCGCACCCACCCCTTATGATCGAACACACGCGTCTGTATACGTATTAATACACTAGTAAATACAGaaaatctcgagagacagaccTGTAAGCGTGACGAGTGGCCTAATGCTTGCATGCTCTGCTAACACCTTTACGCATTGGTCACGACTCATTTGAAGTAGCAAGCATCTCTCAATAAGATGTTGAACCTGTTTTTTATATGCATCAGTATCATTACCATAATTTCCATGCAAATTAAGAAAAGGGTAATGCTAAAGAGACTAAAGTTgtaataaaattttgtaaattaaatgatatggaaattgatgattggataattacttaagcgttgataaacgtgttcaTTCCTATTtatgacatatcatttagtttgcaaattttatttacaaatttagtctccttagcattactctTAAGAAAATTATTGGCATGCATAAGtacaatgagagagagagagagatggagattACCATTCTAATGTAGCTTTGAGAGTGGCAATGCAGAcatggaccaaagtgatgacTGTGATACATTTCTCCCGAGTCTCGATGAGTCTAGGG is a window from the Malus domestica chromosome 16, GDT2T_hap1 genome containing:
- the LOC103403316 gene encoding axial regulator YABBY 4-like — protein: MSTLNQLFDLPDQICYVQCGFCTTLLLVSIPCSSLSMLAVTVRCGHCSCLLSVNMMKASFVPLHLLASLAQDEQKEELCLEEMVEKQNPLDMRSPPMVVSNSDNEEEDTIFMNPIVNKPPEKRQRAPSAYNRFIKEEIKRLKDENPSMTHKEAFSTAAKNWAQFPPIQYKEDGPDGESCTSQREENVAWESDVPEAVEDGKVFGETKALRHSIWARTPFE
- the LOC103403035 gene encoding uncharacterized protein, translating into MYHSHHFGPCLHCHSQSYIRMVQHLIERCLLLQMSRDQCVKVLAEHASIRPLVTLTVWRELQKENRHFFQAYFHSISPRPLIGSYIQRRARFGRRKQY